One genomic region from Leptolyngbyaceae cyanobacterium JSC-12 encodes:
- a CDS encoding hypothetical protein (IMG reference gene:2510096345): protein MGFLRTQQHNHPPGAVISRTRDWFWQFWYLVPLYPYNKRRTLRQEVVKDTIWTFDQMQGILYVVVPIRMTIVKLAAGGLLVYAPVAPTAECLQLVNELVEQHGEVKYIILPTVSGLEHKVFVGPFARYFPTAQVFIAPGQWSFPLNLPLSWLGFPIERTQILPEYSCNAPFGDEFEYAILGPIDLGLGKFAEVALYHPRSRTLLVTDSIVSVPDNPPEIIQLDPYPLLFHAKDSAFDRVENTAENRRKGWHRMTLFAFFFRPSALEPVKTWQSIRDAFKAPDRSKRAYFGWFPFKWNEKWQRSFEALHGNGRLFVAPILQTLILNRAPQETIDWANDVASWDFHRIIPCHLDAPIDASPLQFRQAFSFLEKLDEQVDKVCPESQPLPDEDFALLRELDQSLSRTRLVPAAKEKV from the coding sequence ATGGGATTCCTCAGAACGCAACAACACAATCATCCCCCAGGAGCAGTAATTAGCCGAACAAGAGACTGGTTTTGGCAGTTCTGGTATTTAGTTCCCTTATATCCCTACAACAAACGTCGCACACTGCGGCAAGAAGTGGTCAAAGACACTATTTGGACATTTGACCAGATGCAGGGCATTCTCTATGTGGTGGTGCCAATTCGGATGACCATAGTAAAGCTGGCAGCAGGCGGATTGTTAGTGTATGCGCCTGTCGCTCCAACGGCTGAATGTTTGCAACTCGTGAATGAGTTAGTGGAACAACATGGCGAGGTCAAATACATCATCTTGCCAACAGTTTCAGGCTTAGAGCATAAAGTGTTCGTTGGTCCGTTTGCTCGCTATTTTCCCACGGCTCAAGTATTCATCGCACCAGGACAATGGAGCTTTCCGCTCAATTTGCCGCTGAGTTGGCTGGGCTTTCCCATAGAGCGAACCCAGATTTTGCCAGAATACAGTTGCAATGCTCCGTTTGGCGATGAGTTTGAGTATGCCATTTTAGGACCGATTGACCTGGGACTAGGGAAATTTGCTGAGGTGGCACTGTATCACCCGCGATCGCGGACCTTGCTGGTCACCGACTCTATTGTTTCCGTCCCAGACAATCCACCTGAGATTATTCAGCTTGATCCCTATCCACTGCTGTTTCATGCCAAAGACAGTGCCTTTGATAGGGTAGAAAATACGGCTGAGAATCGCCGCAAGGGCTGGCACCGGATGACCTTATTTGCATTTTTCTTTCGCCCCAGTGCGCTAGAACCTGTGAAAACCTGGCAATCGATTCGCGATGCGTTCAAAGCGCCTGATCGCTCCAAACGAGCTTACTTTGGCTGGTTCCCATTCAAATGGAATGAAAAATGGCAGCGATCGTTCGAGGCACTGCACGGAAATGGACGATTATTTGTTGCACCAATTCTGCAAACTCTGATTTTGAATCGTGCTCCTCAAGAAACCATTGATTGGGCAAATGATGTTGCCAGTTGGGATTTCCATCGGATTATTCCCTGCCATCTGGATGCGCCCATTGATGCCAGTCCACTTCAGTTTCGCCAAGCCTTCTCTTTCCTGGAGAAACTGGATGAGCAGGTAGATAAAGTTTGTCCAGAAAGTCAGCCTTTACCAGATGAAGACTTTGCATTACTGCGAGAGTTAGATCAAAGCTTAAGCCGCACTCGGTTAGTGCCAGCCGCAAAAGAAAAGGTCTAG
- a CDS encoding hypothetical protein (IMG reference gene:2510096346) translates to MALNSYYFCAEQGVLNVKSEGTLTRSHMHMLLAQGIPAIPDLTQPQTLLQFGHHMLQLSQWLLIFLVGIGLVFAAINFSYRSARPVWLDTELTTYGQIWNGVRHGLLMIGILVVGFFLCSTLANRYHHWEQDKISRVAGSVAGERVEHLAPLVRYSVDEPFTTMTYVDGKPTEVEKQRKVDRFLAPSSTQAETIIKLATDPATSRIIYQSNFKGTFQVTNSLDVTQDFMFEAPLPVGYTLLQDYRVEREGKRLEPGNQGEYRFPVKLAPREMTQFQVSYKAQGAPRWVYNANGRSLSKFRLTMFADFPNADFASGIIPTETQTEGQGTRFTWAFEDNVSVQNPFGVFTATQRFQNTGILPRLLLLAPGILLWWLLLLYLTTPLRVQDVAIAAAVFFACLLALTYASRVMDAKLAWGFLLWVLLAFGWGLGIHHHKHPGTVVVTLSGAVLPVIAFLVPYTGLTLGVAGLLSVGWLLRRYYEGHSRLTPA, encoded by the coding sequence ATGGCGTTAAATTCTTATTACTTTTGTGCGGAACAAGGTGTGCTGAATGTGAAGTCTGAAGGCACATTGACGCGATCGCACATGCATATGCTTCTGGCTCAAGGTATTCCTGCCATTCCCGACTTAACTCAACCTCAAACCCTCTTACAATTTGGGCACCACATGCTGCAACTCAGCCAATGGTTGCTGATATTTCTGGTAGGGATTGGGCTTGTCTTTGCAGCCATTAATTTTTCATACCGCAGTGCTCGGCCAGTTTGGCTAGACACTGAACTTACTACTTATGGGCAGATCTGGAACGGAGTACGGCATGGGTTGTTGATGATCGGAATTTTGGTGGTAGGCTTCTTTCTCTGTTCCACGCTTGCTAACCGCTATCACCACTGGGAACAAGACAAAATCAGCCGGGTGGCAGGTAGCGTTGCCGGAGAACGAGTGGAGCATCTTGCCCCGCTGGTGCGCTACTCTGTGGATGAGCCATTTACCACCATGACCTATGTGGATGGCAAACCTACGGAAGTTGAGAAGCAACGTAAGGTTGATCGATTCCTGGCTCCCAGTAGCACCCAAGCCGAAACCATCATCAAACTGGCAACCGATCCAGCCACATCGCGAATTATTTACCAGTCCAACTTTAAAGGCACCTTTCAGGTCACCAATTCTCTCGACGTGACGCAAGACTTCATGTTTGAAGCACCGCTGCCCGTTGGCTACACTCTACTGCAAGATTATCGTGTTGAGCGAGAAGGCAAACGCCTGGAGCCAGGCAATCAAGGGGAATATCGGTTTCCCGTGAAACTGGCACCGCGAGAAATGACTCAATTTCAGGTAAGTTACAAAGCTCAAGGTGCTCCTCGCTGGGTATATAACGCAAACGGGCGATCGCTCTCCAAATTTCGTCTCACCATGTTCGCAGATTTTCCCAACGCTGATTTTGCCAGCGGCATTATTCCTACTGAAACCCAAACGGAAGGACAGGGAACTCGCTTTACCTGGGCGTTTGAGGATAATGTGTCAGTGCAAAATCCATTTGGTGTGTTTACGGCAACCCAGCGCTTCCAAAACACGGGTATTTTGCCGCGCCTGTTGTTGTTGGCTCCTGGTATTTTGCTGTGGTGGCTGCTATTGCTCTATCTCACAACTCCCTTGCGCGTGCAAGATGTGGCGATCGCGGCGGCTGTCTTCTTTGCCTGCCTACTAGCGTTGACCTATGCTAGCCGAGTCATGGATGCTAAATTAGCCTGGGGCTTTTTGCTCTGGGTCTTACTGGCATTCGGTTGGGGACTGGGTATTCACCACCACAAACATCCGGGAACAGTAGTCGTAACTCTGAGTGGAGCGGTATTGCCCGTAATCGCATTCCTGGTGCCCTATACAGGGTTAACCCTGGGAGTCGCTGGTTTGCTGTCGGTCGGTTGGCTGCTGAGACGGTACTATGAAGGGCATTCTCGTCTTACCCCTGCGTAA
- a CDS encoding hypothetical protein (IMG reference gene:2510096347) — MAILIAFRQQGTFLRLQKLFVNVYEAEVPLDWGCAIPEETHLPEFRI, encoded by the coding sequence ATGGCGATTCTGATTGCCTTTCGCCAACAGGGTACATTTCTGCGCCTTCAGAAACTGTTTGTAAACGTATATGAGGCAGAAGTTCCTTTGGATTGGGGATGCGCGATACCAGAAGAGACCCATCTACCTGAGTTTAGAATATGA
- a CDS encoding hypothetical protein (IMG reference gene:2510096349), which produces MHQNCSELVLVNERCYTRQPIAEMPIVPLTCVDARRRASFRDPIGCQVCENRPIEYSKFTLRRFAPLKPFQGSTSIQGEFTDYFKSD; this is translated from the coding sequence ATGCATCAAAACTGCTCTGAATTAGTGTTAGTGAATGAAAGATGCTACACACGTCAGCCAATAGCTGAAATGCCGATTGTTCCGTTGACCTGTGTGGATGCCCGACGGAGAGCAAGTTTCAGGGATCCGATCGGCTGTCAAGTTTGCGAAAATCGTCCGATCGAGTACAGTAAATTTACCCTCCGTCGTTTTGCCCCCCTGAAGCCCTTTCAGGGCAGCACTTCTATTCAGGGTGAGTTCACCGATTACTTCAAATCGGATTAG
- a CDS encoding hypothetical protein (IMG reference gene:2510096350~PFAM: Uncharacterised protein family (UPF0150)) yields the protein MMTIPTSSSQTQRKVLLYPGEDGYFVVEVPSLPGCISQGKTREEALANIEEAMLLYVEVLQERNEPVPDDRIEIVLV from the coding sequence ATGATGACCATTCCCACATCTTCTAGTCAGACCCAGAGAAAGGTCTTGTTGTATCCCGGTGAGGATGGATATTTTGTGGTTGAGGTACCCAGTTTGCCAGGGTGCATCAGCCAGGGGAAAACCCGTGAGGAAGCTTTAGCGAATATTGAAGAAGCAATGTTGCTTTATGTTGAGGTATTGCAAGAGCGAAATGAGCCTGTGCCAGACGATCGCATCGAAATCGTGCTGGTATGA
- a CDS encoding putative periplasmic or secreted lipoprotein (IMG reference gene:2510096351~PFAM: YcfA-like protein) — translation MSKLPVISGATCVKALEKIGFVVVRQRGSHVIVVLEESKTTVSVPDHKELDRGTLRSIIRQAGLSVDEFVELL, via the coding sequence ATGAGTAAACTTCCAGTGATCTCAGGAGCAACTTGTGTCAAAGCACTTGAGAAGATAGGGTTTGTGGTGGTGCGCCAACGCGGCAGCCATGTCATTGTGGTCCTTGAAGAATCGAAAACAACAGTGTCAGTCCCAGACCACAAGGAGCTTGACCGAGGGACGTTACGTTCCATCATCCGACAGGCAGGCTTGAGTGTGGATGAATTTGTGGAACTGCTCTAA
- a CDS encoding hypothetical protein (IMG reference gene:2510096352~PFAM: Protein of unknown function (DUF820)) translates to MNLATEPLTLEQFLDLPETKPASEFIDGEIIQKPMPQGEHSRLQAKLCLAINQVTETAKIAYAFPELRCTFGGRSLVPDIAVFRWARIPRTESGRIENRFFIHPDWAIEILSPDQNQTKVLDNLLHCSEQGTELGWLLDPAEASVLIVLPEQRVRLLRGDTALPVLSGIELALTAEQVFSWLLL, encoded by the coding sequence ATGAATCTTGCAACTGAGCCATTAACTCTAGAACAATTTTTAGACTTGCCGGAAACCAAGCCAGCGTCAGAATTTATTGATGGGGAAATCATTCAAAAACCGATGCCACAAGGAGAACATAGCCGATTACAGGCGAAACTTTGCCTCGCGATTAATCAAGTGACCGAAACCGCAAAAATTGCCTATGCCTTCCCTGAACTACGTTGTACTTTTGGAGGGCGATCGCTGGTTCCAGATATTGCCGTTTTTCGTTGGGCACGCATTCCGCGCACCGAATCCGGTCGGATTGAAAACCGCTTTTTTATTCATCCCGATTGGGCGATCGAAATTTTATCGCCAGATCAGAATCAAACGAAGGTGTTAGATAATTTGCTGCATTGCTCTGAGCAGGGAACGGAACTAGGATGGCTACTCGATCCAGCCGAAGCAAGTGTGTTGATCGTATTGCCAGAACAACGAGTGCGATTACTGAGAGGTGATACTGCCTTGCCAGTGCTAAGTGGCATTGAACTTGCTTTAACAGCGGAGCAAGTCTTTAGTTGGTTGCTGCTATGA
- a CDS encoding TIGR02436 family protein (IMG reference gene:2510096354~PFAM: S23 ribosomal protein~TIGRFAM: TIGR02436 family protein), giving the protein MTDLRDRTKQFALRIIKIYAALPPKTEAQVMGKQVLRSGTSVGAHYCEASRSRSTAGYISKIGGALQELEETVYWIELLAESQIVPTSKLQGLIQEAQEIGACQFCKSLHLPSSPNPFLPSLGERGVEASSPSPKSGRGI; this is encoded by the coding sequence GTGACTGATTTGCGCGATCGCACGAAGCAATTCGCCCTACGGATTATCAAGATATATGCTGCCTTACCTCCAAAAACCGAGGCGCAAGTGATGGGCAAGCAAGTATTGCGAAGTGGCACTTCAGTTGGTGCACATTACTGCGAAGCAAGTCGTTCAAGGTCAACAGCAGGGTATATTAGCAAGATCGGTGGAGCGTTACAGGAACTTGAAGAGACGGTATACTGGATTGAACTGCTAGCAGAATCGCAAATTGTCCCGACTAGCAAATTACAAGGACTGATTCAAGAAGCACAGGAAATAGGAGCATGTCAGTTTTGCAAGTCTCTGCATTTGCCCTCATCCCCCAACCCCTTTCTCCCAAGTTTGGGAGAAAGGGGAGTCGAAGCTTCAAGTCCCTCTCCCAAATCTGGGAGAGGGATTTAG
- a CDS encoding putative domain HDIG-containing protein (IMG reference gene:2510096356~PFAM: HD domain; 7TM-HD extracellular; 7TM receptor with intracellular HD hydrolase~TIGRFAM: uncharacterized domain HDIG): MVPVMKLFQSLVRQFEETRSRQSVQRLSQYVVTVRQAIQVMGHATQENRQPCVKSTSTKLASSDHQVIKRTVRSPLLLGITVVSLTSALGYRFYNTPKLDIGKQATQTIFAPANATIEDLKATDESRKAARTGSVPVLQINRTATQQIQRQLQQQLQQGNIVRHLAGNFPYAKTSALSIPVQAALRKIPEAEWQSILSSVDRRFPQSPLAVGVDANTPSPTTAPEHQKAIAELRAYRRSTDLGAYMLLVQEVTEARMRYSAAITSVTPPISTELPASFDLAVLDLTDVDWKKIQTNLPSIAERMLIQGIPPGLPGSILQEATNRHVEREIPASAQAIANQLLLAFLQPNLIRDEEQTRLLAEQAAQQIKPVMVNIRRGEPIVRQGEVITSEDFALLEHFKLSRREIDWVGLIGFAALVSGAVATVWMVKRRYYPNLRRRDGLLLWLLSLSAPLLIALHFPSTNLPAVGLLISSFYGAPLGMTVPGLLTVLLAVGMDMNVSYLLSSAAGGLLCGWLGGRLRSREELAVLGIGVGLLQGGLYLVLNVASGTVWYTLLGASVIQAVIGLAWVIGGMGSSAYLEQLFDLVTTIRLVELANPNRPLLKRLAAHAPGTFQHTLFVATLAEAAAHALGCNVELVRTGTLYHDIGKMHDPLGFIENQMGGPNKHDIINDPWESAEIIKKHVSEGLVMARKARLPKAVQAFIPEHQGTMLIAYFYHQAQQAKNLDKPGSRTVNEADFRYDGPIPQSRETGIVMLADSCEAALRSLKDATPEEALTMINKILRARWQDNQLINSGITREEMSQIAEIFVQVWQQFNHQRIPYPKLTPLSPQSLVTG; this comes from the coding sequence ATGGTGCCTGTAATGAAGCTGTTTCAATCGCTGGTGCGACAGTTTGAGGAAACTCGCTCTCGGCAATCTGTTCAACGTTTGAGCCAGTATGTGGTCACGGTTCGCCAAGCCATTCAGGTAATGGGGCATGCGACACAAGAAAATCGGCAACCGTGTGTCAAATCAACCTCAACTAAGCTGGCTTCATCAGATCATCAGGTGATTAAGCGAACGGTGCGATCGCCCCTCTTATTAGGCATCACAGTTGTTTCCTTAACCAGCGCATTGGGGTATCGATTTTACAACACCCCTAAACTGGATATTGGCAAACAGGCAACCCAAACGATTTTTGCCCCAGCCAATGCAACGATTGAAGATCTAAAAGCCACCGACGAAAGCCGCAAAGCTGCTCGGACTGGATCTGTTCCAGTTCTGCAAATTAACCGAACTGCAACGCAACAAATCCAACGCCAACTGCAACAGCAACTCCAGCAAGGGAATATCGTGCGGCATCTTGCGGGCAATTTTCCTTATGCCAAAACCTCTGCCTTGTCGATTCCGGTGCAGGCAGCACTTCGCAAGATTCCAGAAGCAGAGTGGCAAAGCATCTTGAGTAGTGTTGATCGCAGGTTTCCTCAAAGCCCACTGGCAGTGGGTGTTGACGCTAATACACCATCCCCCACCACCGCACCAGAACACCAAAAAGCGATCGCTGAATTGCGAGCCTATCGCCGCTCAACAGACCTAGGAGCTTACATGCTGCTGGTACAAGAAGTCACCGAAGCCCGGATGCGCTACTCAGCCGCAATCACCTCTGTGACTCCTCCTATTTCCACTGAGTTGCCCGCCAGCTTTGATCTTGCGGTCTTAGACTTAACTGATGTTGACTGGAAAAAAATTCAAACCAATCTACCTTCTATCGCTGAACGTATGCTCATTCAGGGGATTCCACCAGGACTCCCTGGCAGCATTCTGCAAGAAGCAACAAATCGCCATGTTGAGCGAGAAATTCCAGCAAGCGCTCAGGCGATCGCCAACCAACTGTTACTGGCGTTTCTACAACCTAATTTGATCCGGGACGAAGAACAAACTCGGTTATTAGCGGAACAAGCTGCCCAACAAATTAAACCAGTCATGGTTAACATTCGTCGGGGCGAACCCATTGTGCGCCAGGGTGAAGTCATTACCTCAGAAGACTTTGCTTTATTGGAACACTTTAAACTCAGCCGTCGGGAAATTGACTGGGTAGGCTTGATTGGGTTTGCTGCTCTGGTCAGTGGTGCAGTGGCAACGGTGTGGATGGTTAAACGTCGCTACTATCCCAACCTGCGTAGACGAGATGGACTTTTGCTGTGGCTTTTAAGCCTTAGCGCACCTCTGTTAATCGCGTTGCACTTTCCCTCAACCAACTTACCTGCGGTTGGTCTATTGATTAGTAGTTTTTATGGTGCGCCACTGGGAATGACTGTGCCAGGACTGTTAACGGTGTTGTTAGCAGTTGGTATGGATATGAACGTTAGTTATCTATTGTCGAGTGCGGCTGGCGGGCTTTTGTGTGGCTGGTTGGGGGGACGGTTGCGATCGCGCGAAGAATTGGCAGTTCTTGGGATTGGGGTGGGCTTACTGCAAGGCGGACTGTATCTGGTACTGAATGTGGCATCTGGCACAGTCTGGTATACGTTACTGGGTGCCAGCGTGATTCAAGCCGTCATCGGTTTAGCCTGGGTGATTGGTGGAATGGGCAGCAGTGCTTACTTAGAACAATTGTTTGATCTGGTGACCACCATTCGACTTGTGGAACTGGCAAACCCTAACCGTCCCCTGTTAAAACGTCTAGCTGCCCACGCCCCAGGCACCTTCCAGCACACCCTATTTGTTGCCACCCTGGCAGAAGCCGCTGCCCACGCCCTTGGCTGTAATGTGGAACTTGTCCGCACGGGCACACTGTATCATGACATCGGCAAAATGCACGACCCGCTTGGCTTCATTGAAAATCAGATGGGTGGACCAAACAAACACGACATCATTAACGACCCGTGGGAAAGTGCAGAAATTATTAAGAAACATGTGAGTGAAGGATTAGTGATGGCACGCAAAGCCCGCTTGCCCAAAGCTGTTCAAGCCTTTATTCCAGAGCACCAAGGTACCATGCTGATTGCTTACTTCTATCACCAGGCTCAGCAGGCAAAGAATTTGGACAAACCAGGTAGCAGAACAGTGAACGAAGCGGATTTCCGCTACGACGGTCCTATTCCCCAATCTCGTGAAACTGGGATTGTGATGTTAGCAGACTCCTGCGAAGCGGCTCTGCGATCGCTCAAAGACGCTACCCCTGAAGAAGCCCTGACTATGATCAATAAAATTCTGCGGGCCCGCTGGCAAGATAACCAACTCATCAACTCTGGCATCACCCGGGAAGAAATGTCCCAAATTGCTGAAATTTTTGTGCAGGTTTGGCAACAGTTTAACCATCAACGCATCCCTTATCCAAAACTCACACCGCTGAGTCCGCAATCACTAGTGACAGGGTGA
- a CDS encoding ADP-ribosylglycohydrolase (IMG reference gene:2510096357~PFAM: ADP-ribosylglycohydrolase), protein MHYSLFNRFQGCLLGMVVGESLSSEAGSPSVFQQPFRLNPDPTQPLLFSPVAFQLASAIVAAQTWDSIGVQVDAIAALVKPPITDAALAIATLPLALFYHDDLSRQRQAMEQAMAAWQLNDESQGWLILFAYAISQAIKGHLDPPIFIDQSQAYLRVAGSYESPVLENLLGQLDEIKSLHRSLEQTAQLSHPIAIAIACFLSTPENLPLALHRASQLARPQSSITPLTGALSGAYNGAVSIPAAWIMPWMHSATGIPSVQELQTLTLQLLATWAGVYTPSNFPQMPPPDVAAPWAMRVS, encoded by the coding sequence ATGCATTATTCACTGTTCAATCGGTTTCAGGGATGTCTACTGGGCATGGTTGTTGGAGAATCGCTGAGTTCCGAAGCAGGTTCTCCCTCAGTCTTTCAGCAGCCCTTCCGGCTAAACCCTGATCCCACCCAGCCGCTATTATTTAGTCCAGTAGCGTTCCAACTTGCGTCTGCGATTGTGGCAGCGCAAACCTGGGATTCAATAGGTGTTCAGGTTGATGCGATCGCAGCTTTAGTGAAGCCACCGATAACCGATGCAGCCCTGGCGATCGCCACTCTGCCGCTGGCACTTTTCTACCATGACGATCTCAGTCGTCAGCGCCAAGCGATGGAGCAAGCAATGGCAGCCTGGCAACTGAATGACGAATCCCAGGGGTGGTTAATCCTTTTTGCCTATGCTATTTCTCAAGCCATCAAAGGACACCTCGATCCCCCCATTTTTATTGATCAGAGTCAAGCCTATTTGCGAGTTGCAGGTTCTTATGAGAGTCCTGTATTGGAAAACTTATTAGGTCAACTGGATGAAATCAAATCCCTGCATCGTTCTCTAGAGCAAACAGCCCAGCTAAGTCACCCGATTGCCATCGCGATCGCCTGTTTTTTATCCACTCCAGAAAACTTGCCATTAGCATTACATCGAGCTAGCCAGCTAGCCAGACCGCAATCCAGCATTACCCCCCTAACTGGAGCACTCTCTGGTGCTTACAACGGTGCTGTTAGCATCCCTGCCGCCTGGATCATGCCATGGATGCACTCTGCGACTGGAATCCCCTCCGTTCAAGAACTTCAAACACTTACCTTGCAACTGTTGGCAACTTGGGCAGGCGTATACACCCCATCAAACTTTCCACAGATGCCTCCTCCTGATGTCGCTGCACCTTGGGCTATGCGCGTCTCATGA
- a CDS encoding putative peptidoglycan-binding domain-containing protein (IMG reference gene:2510096358~PFAM: Putative peptidoglycan binding domain) has product MLRGSFQPMFRHFLAQIASPTSQAFLGICLGGLLTANSAYGQVPKTPTKAPLEAEFSKPVAKPLLKTGSQGTEVTELQALLKLLGYYTGRVTGIYDEGTASAVANFQKAASLSVDGIVGAETWGRLLPPSPVITANAPAATVPPRNFAESFPAPTGMQSGTAQFPNKPTPSKPSTTKAGPAQTGGETGQAKIQEPATFPILRLGMKGPAVEGLQERLKSLGFLKGAADGVFGPETQAAVKAAQRRLSLEPDGVVGNSTWIGLLR; this is encoded by the coding sequence ATGCTGCGCGGCTCCTTCCAACCTATGTTTCGACATTTCCTGGCTCAGATCGCCTCACCTACTTCCCAAGCATTTCTAGGAATTTGCCTGGGTGGATTGCTAACAGCTAACAGTGCATATGGACAGGTGCCTAAAACTCCGACAAAAGCACCACTAGAGGCTGAATTCTCCAAACCAGTGGCAAAACCCCTGCTAAAAACTGGCAGTCAAGGAACCGAAGTGACTGAACTGCAAGCATTGTTAAAACTATTGGGCTACTACACCGGTAGGGTGACTGGAATTTATGACGAAGGAACTGCCAGTGCGGTCGCCAATTTTCAAAAGGCAGCCAGCCTCAGTGTGGATGGGATTGTTGGGGCTGAAACCTGGGGGCGTTTATTGCCTCCCTCGCCAGTCATCACAGCAAATGCTCCTGCTGCTACAGTCCCTCCTCGTAACTTTGCAGAGTCCTTTCCTGCCCCTACTGGGATGCAATCTGGAACCGCCCAATTCCCCAATAAGCCAACCCCTTCAAAACCATCAACAACAAAAGCTGGGCCAGCCCAAACGGGTGGCGAAACCGGGCAAGCTAAGATCCAGGAACCTGCCACATTTCCCATTTTGCGTTTGGGCATGAAAGGACCCGCAGTTGAAGGGTTACAGGAACGATTGAAGTCCCTGGGGTTTTTGAAAGGGGCAGCAGATGGGGTATTTGGTCCCGAAACACAAGCTGCTGTGAAAGCGGCTCAGCGTCGGCTCAGCCTAGAACCAGATGGAGTCGTGGGGAATTCCACCTGGATTGGGCTTTTGCGATAA
- a CDS encoding hypothetical protein (IMG reference gene:2510096359), whose protein sequence is MRINDRWVRRSLAPIAMGVMISACTAPETTQPVNTSVSADPAIEQTRSQPTAIAPASPLPAIATMQTESRMAGFSTDGKYYLHLESWRDTGAGIPHAAMQVVDLPANKCLEQGCVRTRWSESQANLSTEAAEKLLLQQTQTLRQNLKLTPPTAGTSLPVTARSRAKDGTETVTVRLANGQPLQLKLHQKQRIVKLDGGAEKDQAAMQLEVTYAGKTRAIGSITQMQDWMLKFAIQDVQQSPDGKTVAVLITGAERAFEGSLGRTLVHGFEL, encoded by the coding sequence ATGAGGATTAATGATCGGTGGGTAAGGCGTAGTCTTGCGCCTATTGCTATGGGTGTGATGATTAGTGCCTGTACGGCACCGGAAACCACCCAACCTGTCAACACATCTGTGTCAGCAGATCCTGCGATTGAGCAGACCAGGTCTCAACCAACCGCGATCGCGCCAGCCTCGCCCTTGCCTGCGATCGCTACAATGCAAACAGAATCACGCATGGCGGGTTTTTCTACAGATGGTAAGTACTACCTACATCTAGAAAGTTGGCGTGATACAGGAGCAGGGATTCCCCATGCTGCGATGCAAGTTGTAGATTTGCCTGCGAACAAGTGTCTTGAGCAAGGCTGTGTAAGAACTCGGTGGAGTGAAAGTCAGGCAAATTTGAGCACTGAAGCTGCAGAGAAGCTGCTATTGCAACAAACTCAAACCCTGCGGCAAAACCTCAAACTCACACCCCCTACTGCTGGTACAAGTTTGCCAGTAACGGCGCGATCGCGGGCTAAAGATGGTACCGAAACAGTCACCGTGCGGCTTGCCAATGGTCAACCTTTGCAACTCAAACTGCACCAAAAGCAGCGAATTGTAAAACTTGACGGCGGTGCTGAAAAAGACCAGGCAGCTATGCAATTGGAAGTAACCTATGCTGGAAAGACTCGAGCGATCGGTTCTATTACGCAAATGCAAGATTGGATGCTAAAGTTTGCGATTCAAGACGTGCAACAATCGCCAGATGGCAAAACCGTTGCGGTATTGATTACCGGTGCTGAACGAGCATTTGAAGGAAGTTTGGGGAGAACGCTCGTACACGGATTTGAACTTTAA
- a CDS encoding hypothetical protein (IMG reference gene:2510096360): MRQLGDWWNGIVDSSWTTPPRVVEATMLFLALIVLGVWWIRQEWQYLVLTLSYILGAIASILARETVAPSIHACTVRLAALISLVALLSSAGVYAVRVLHVI; this comes from the coding sequence ATGAGACAGTTAGGGGACTGGTGGAATGGAATTGTTGATTCAAGCTGGACAACTCCTCCTCGCGTAGTTGAAGCCACAATGTTATTCCTGGCATTGATTGTGCTGGGTGTGTGGTGGATACGGCAAGAGTGGCAATATTTGGTGCTGACATTGAGCTATATTCTGGGAGCGATCGCGTCTATCCTGGCGCGGGAAACAGTTGCACCCTCTATTCATGCCTGCACTGTTCGTCTAGCTGCCCTGATTTCCCTAGTAGCGTTGCTATCAAGTGCTGGCGTGTATGCTGTGCGAGTATTGCACGTGATTTAG